One Turneriella parva DSM 21527 genomic region harbors:
- the gspM gene encoding type II secretion system protein GspM: MKKFWETLNARERTYLMLLGVFMLFLGVFFAGRSFARYMTDLSERSESAERDTMQIENLGRQYQLLQAMKTGDSQQLDNMLSSIETMLKTIGLRERVGSLTPTDTIVQDKYLKREVKVSIRESSANQVLDFIRQIEQSTQTLYKVENFSYRPVLKKPGIYDFTVQISGFQRKQ, translated from the coding sequence ATGAAAAAGTTCTGGGAAACCCTGAACGCGCGTGAGCGCACTTACCTGATGCTGCTCGGTGTCTTTATGCTGTTTCTGGGCGTCTTTTTTGCGGGCCGCTCGTTCGCGCGCTATATGACAGACCTCAGCGAAAGATCAGAATCTGCCGAACGCGACACGATGCAGATCGAAAATCTGGGCCGACAGTACCAGCTTCTGCAGGCGATGAAAACCGGCGATTCGCAGCAGCTCGACAACATGCTTTCGAGCATCGAAACGATGCTGAAGACTATCGGCCTCAGAGAGCGCGTCGGCAGCCTCACGCCCACCGACACCATCGTGCAGGATAAATACCTCAAGCGTGAAGTGAAAGTGTCGATCAGAGAAAGTTCGGCGAACCAGGTGCTCGATTTTATCAGGCAGATTGAGCAGAGCACGCAGACACTTTACAAAGTCGAAAATTTCAGCTACCGGCCGGTGCTGAAAAAACCAGGTATCTACGACTTCACCGTGCAGATTTCAGGGTTTCAAAGAAAACAATGA